From Zerene cesonia ecotype Mississippi chromosome 16, Zerene_cesonia_1.1, whole genome shotgun sequence, one genomic window encodes:
- the LOC119832837 gene encoding N-alpha-acetyltransferase 38, NatC auxiliary subunit, translating into MKSVQEPEDIKIEELDGKAKLRKWLNMNFRIEMTDGRILIGVFLCTDRDANVILGACSEYSKNSDGEPEEPRVLGLVMVPGRHIVSIQIDDTNPPQKYYYEE; encoded by the exons atgaaatctgTCCAAGAACCTGAGgatataaaa ATTGAAGAGCTAGATGGGAAAGCAAAACTGAGAAAATGGTTAAATATGAACTTTAGAATAGAAATGACTGATGGACGAATTCTTATCGGAGTGTTTCTTTGTACGGATCGAGATGCTAATGTTATACTGG GTGCTTGTTCAGAGTATTCAAAGAATAGTGATGGAGAGCCTGAAGAACCAAGAGTGCTAGGTCTGGTCATGGTGCCTGGTAGGCATATAGTCTCAATACAGATAGATGATACAAATCCAccccaaaaatattattatgaggaatga